The following coding sequences lie in one Treponema sp. OMZ 790 genomic window:
- a CDS encoding serine dehydratase subunit alpha family protein, with protein sequence MSLDKSKCEKYVQILKEELVPALGCTEPIAIAYAAANLRKIMGGIPDEILIESSGNIIKNAKSVIVPNTGGMKGMEASTLIGLIGGNVDKGLEVLADVTEEHVKLAHEYLAKSCTKLKLMDTPASLHIRITGKLNGDTGVAELIHQHTNIVLLKKNDEIIFEKPFSLNSASGALTDRSCLNVKDILEFADTVPIDEVSPIITRQIEYNMRVSEDGLKNSYGVETGKNILKYNQKKGEYFSVKVQAEGEVAAASDARMCGCSYPVITNSGSGNQGLAVSVPVIVYAREEKISEEKLLRCLIVSNLLAIHQKTGIGRLSAYCGAVTAGAACAAAITYMKGGSYEQVCGTIANTLGTVSGILCDGAKQSCASKIASALDSALFSHELAMEGNFFAGGDGVVKNDIEKTIAGIGVVAAEGMRKTDEVVLQVMLKD encoded by the coding sequence ATGAGCTTAGACAAATCAAAATGTGAAAAGTATGTTCAAATTTTAAAAGAGGAATTGGTTCCGGCCCTTGGATGTACCGAGCCCATAGCCATTGCCTATGCGGCTGCAAATTTGCGAAAAATAATGGGAGGAATCCCTGATGAAATTCTGATTGAAAGCAGCGGAAATATTATTAAAAATGCAAAGTCGGTTATTGTGCCTAATACCGGCGGAATGAAGGGAATGGAAGCCTCTACCTTGATAGGTCTTATAGGCGGTAATGTAGATAAGGGCTTGGAAGTTTTAGCCGACGTTACCGAAGAACATGTAAAACTTGCACATGAGTATTTGGCTAAGTCCTGCACTAAACTTAAGCTCATGGATACTCCTGCAAGTCTTCACATAAGAATTACGGGTAAACTTAACGGCGATACGGGAGTTGCAGAGCTCATCCATCAGCATACAAATATTGTACTTCTTAAAAAGAATGATGAAATTATTTTTGAAAAACCTTTTAGTCTTAATTCGGCCTCGGGTGCTTTGACCGATAGAAGCTGCTTAAACGTAAAAGATATTTTGGAATTTGCAGATACGGTTCCCATTGACGAGGTTTCTCCCATCATAACCAGACAGATAGAATATAATATGCGTGTTTCCGAAGACGGCTTAAAAAATTCTTACGGTGTTGAAACCGGAAAAAATATTTTAAAATACAACCAAAAGAAAGGTGAATATTTTTCGGTTAAGGTTCAGGCGGAAGGTGAAGTTGCTGCTGCCTCCGATGCCCGAATGTGCGGATGTTCTTATCCGGTTATTACCAATTCGGGAAGCGGAAATCAGGGGCTTGCCGTTTCTGTTCCGGTAATCGTGTACGCCCGCGAAGAAAAAATAAGCGAAGAAAAACTTCTCCGCTGTTTGATTGTAAGCAACCTTTTAGCCATTCATCAAAAAACAGGCATCGGAAGGCTTTCTGCTTATTGCGGAGCCGTAACTGCCGGTGCTGCCTGCGCCGCCGCAATTACCTATATGAAGGGCGGCTCTTATGAACAGGTATGCGGAACAATTGCCAACACCTTGGGAACTGTTTCAGGAATTCTTTGCGACGGAGCCAAGCAGTCGTGTGCATCCAAAATTGCTTCTGCCTTGGACTCAGCCCTCTTTTCTCATGAGCTTGCAATGGAAGGAAATTTCTTTGCAGGAGGCGACGGCGTAGTTAAGAATGACATCGAAAAAACCATAGCAGGTATCGGTGTTGTTGCTGCCGAGGGTATGCGCAAAACTGACGAAGTTGTTTTACAGGTCATGCTGAAAGACTAA
- the pbpC gene encoding penicillin-binding protein 1C, with translation MHFPEKLPTKKILQALIPAFISAVIVLLSILFFTPDFKVDYSFTLYSSGGKLLGASAAKDGQWRFPQNVSLPLKYKEALLTYEDKNFYFHFGIDPLSVFRAAAENLLKEKIVSGASTITMQTSRLSEKNQIRSFGQKLKESFFSLFLELAYSKEDILNLYSSHAPYGGNVVGLEAASWRYFGRAPEDLTWAEAACLAVLPNQPSLVRPGKESKILKQKRDNLLYNLFLQKKIDKETYELSLEEPVPDKPKALPQKAHHYLEFLKTKTSKPKNISTLDHALQEIVFEIAEHHFKINSQSSVHNIAVLILDTETGNPLAYIGNTGLNSPNAKHEHVDMIQARRSSGSLLKPFLFTAMLDAGMILPDQLLIDIPTKIAGYTPQNSSYTYSGAIPARKALSYSLNIPFIRSLREFTVPAFLDILKRSGFTTFNRSAGEYGLPLILGGGEINLYEITYNYRKLMLKAQNKLGGKFPFSSGACRITMDVLTEGNRPEEEAIWQLYAKDQKIAWKTGTSYGNKDAWTIGITPKYSVGVWCGNASGEGRPEITSTKLAAPILFEIFKILPKTDWPEQELKDFEFIKTCADSGYPAGEFCNNTKNILKPIGSHSQKVCPYCKKVSLTPDGKFQVKANDINELPKIEKRFILPAAAEYFYKQGHPEYKPLPRWIPGSTASLLSEFEILFPENGTSVYIPTELDGSMGALTAEAVHKNPEAVIYWDLDGEFLGLTKTYHQMKIQTTRGSHILTATDNRGNTHKRVFHVLNEN, from the coding sequence ATGCATTTTCCTGAAAAACTGCCGACAAAGAAAATATTACAAGCCTTGATACCGGCCTTCATTTCTGCCGTCATAGTTTTACTGTCAATACTTTTTTTTACCCCGGATTTTAAAGTTGATTATTCTTTCACTCTTTACAGCTCCGGCGGGAAACTATTGGGAGCATCAGCGGCAAAGGACGGCCAATGGCGGTTTCCTCAAAATGTAAGTCTGCCTTTAAAATACAAAGAAGCCCTGCTCACCTATGAGGACAAAAACTTTTACTTTCATTTCGGGATAGACCCTCTTTCAGTTTTTAGGGCAGCCGCCGAAAACCTTTTAAAAGAAAAAATAGTTTCGGGCGCTTCTACAATTACGATGCAGACTTCGCGCCTTTCAGAAAAAAATCAGATACGAAGTTTTGGGCAAAAACTAAAAGAAAGTTTTTTTTCTCTTTTTTTGGAACTCGCCTATTCAAAAGAAGACATTCTTAATCTTTACTCTTCCCATGCGCCCTACGGCGGAAACGTTGTAGGGCTTGAAGCCGCCTCGTGGCGGTACTTCGGAAGAGCACCTGAAGATTTAACATGGGCAGAAGCGGCCTGCCTTGCGGTTCTTCCGAATCAGCCATCCCTCGTACGCCCGGGAAAAGAAAGTAAAATCTTAAAACAAAAAAGAGATAATCTTTTATACAATCTTTTTTTGCAAAAAAAAATCGATAAGGAAACATATGAACTTTCTCTTGAAGAACCCGTTCCGGATAAACCAAAAGCTCTTCCGCAAAAAGCTCATCACTACCTTGAGTTTTTAAAAACAAAAACTTCCAAACCAAAAAACATAAGCACTCTGGATCACGCCTTACAGGAAATAGTTTTTGAAATTGCCGAGCATCATTTTAAAATCAACTCGCAAAGCAGTGTCCACAATATAGCGGTTTTAATCTTGGATACCGAGACCGGAAATCCATTGGCCTATATCGGAAACACGGGACTTAACAGCCCGAATGCAAAACACGAACATGTCGATATGATTCAGGCGAGGCGGAGTTCGGGGAGTTTACTAAAACCCTTTTTGTTTACAGCCATGTTGGATGCAGGCATGATTTTACCTGACCAGCTTCTCATCGATATTCCGACAAAGATTGCAGGCTACACGCCTCAAAACAGCAGCTACACATATTCGGGAGCAATCCCTGCGCGTAAAGCCCTTTCCTACTCTTTAAATATTCCGTTCATACGCTCTTTACGCGAATTTACCGTACCGGCCTTTTTGGATATTTTAAAACGCTCGGGCTTTACCACCTTTAACCGCTCTGCAGGCGAGTACGGTCTCCCCCTCATTTTGGGCGGCGGCGAAATAAACCTCTACGAAATTACCTATAATTACAGAAAACTGATGCTGAAAGCGCAAAACAAACTCGGAGGAAAATTTCCTTTTTCTTCAGGCGCTTGCAGGATAACGATGGATGTACTTACCGAAGGGAACCGCCCCGAAGAAGAAGCCATCTGGCAGTTATACGCCAAAGACCAAAAAATTGCATGGAAAACCGGAACAAGTTACGGAAACAAAGACGCATGGACTATAGGCATTACTCCTAAATACTCCGTGGGAGTTTGGTGCGGGAATGCATCGGGCGAAGGAAGACCCGAAATTACAAGCACAAAACTGGCTGCCCCCATTCTATTTGAGATTTTTAAAATACTTCCAAAAACCGATTGGCCTGAACAAGAATTAAAGGATTTTGAATTTATAAAAACTTGCGCTGATTCGGGATATCCCGCAGGAGAATTTTGTAATAACACAAAAAATATTTTAAAACCAATCGGAAGCCACAGCCAAAAAGTATGCCCCTATTGCAAAAAGGTTTCTTTAACTCCCGACGGTAAATTTCAGGTAAAAGCTAACGACATAAACGAATTACCCAAAATAGAAAAACGATTCATTCTTCCGGCTGCCGCAGAATATTTTTATAAACAAGGGCATCCTGAATATAAGCCTCTCCCCCGCTGGATTCCGGGAAGTACGGCCTCTTTACTAAGTGAATTTGAAATTCTATTTCCCGAGAACGGAACCTCTGTCTATATTCCCACGGAACTCGACGGCTCCATGGGCGCTTTAACGGCAGAGGCAGTTCATAAAAATCCCGAAGCCGTAATTTACTGGGACTTGGACGGAGAGTTTTTAGGACTTACAAAAACTTACCATCAGATGAAAATACAGACAACAAGAGGAAGCCACATACTGACTGCTACAGACAACCGAGGAAACACCCACAAAAGAGTTTTTCATGTTTTAAACGAAAATTAG